The Candidatus Mancarchaeum acidiphilum sequence TTATCTTTTCTTCTTTTGCGGAATCTGAATCATGCATAGTATCGTAATTACAACGCAGGCAATAAATAAAAACATTGATATGGATTTCGTTGCTTTAAAAGAACGGACAGACATTTCATATATGCTTGGAAATGTCTAAATTTTAGTATTGCACAATAAAAGCTGATTAGATGAAAGTCAAAAGCAGGAGGTTTATAGGCCTCGTAATAAAAAGGCTTAAAGCAGCTTATCCCGATCAGATGCATACGCAGCTTGAATACTCAAATAAATGGGAGCTTTTGATTGCGGTTATACTTTCTGCGCAGACAACGGATGTATCCGTAAATAAGGTAACTAAAAAACTGTTTGCAAACTTTCCTGGGCCTGAAGACCTGCTTGACCTTAAGCCTGATGATCTGTATCCATATATAAGGTCAATTGGACTTTACAGAGGCAAATCAAAGAGGTTGATAGAGGCTGCAAAAATGTTAGTAAGCCAATTTGATTCAAAGGTTCCAACAAATACAAAGGACCTAATGAAAATTCCGGGAGTTGGCAGGAAGGTTGCAAATGTTGTGCTTTCGGAAGGGTTTGGAATAAATGAAGGCATTGCTATAGATACCCATTGCATAACAGTATCGAACCGCTTAGGGCTGGCCAATACCCATAATCCAGAGGTTATAGAAAGAGTGTTGATCAAAATCACCCCAAAAGATGAATGGAATAACATATCACATCTGTTTATAGCGCTAGGAAGGGACACATGCCAAGCGAGGAAGAAGATATGCGAAAGATGTGTGCTGAATGACATATGCATATCAAGCACTGTGAAAAATGATACCTATAAAAATAGGAATATTCACAATATTTAATGGATAAAAATGAAAGCGGTCTGCCTTTTCAGCGGTGGCAAAGATTCTACATTAGCTTTGCACAGGGCAATTGGAAAAGGAATTGATGTCAGCCAGCTTCTTACCATTGCACCAGAAAATGATTACAGTTACATGTTCCATAAGCCCAATATAAGGTTCACGTCCTTGCAGGCTGAAGCACTAGGTATACCGCAGGTAATAATTAATATTAAAGGCGATAAGGATGAAGAGCTCGCGGACCTCGAATCTGCGATAGCTGATTCAAACGCGGATTTGGTTATAACCGGTGCAATCGCAAGCCAGTACCAAAAAAGCAGGGTAGATGCCATATGCGATAGGCTTGGAATACGGGATTATTCCCCATTATGGGGCATAGAGCCCCTTGAGGAGCTTAAGGAGCTTTCAAAAAGTTTTGATGTGATAATAACCAAGGTTTCTGCAGACGGCATGGATAAGTCCCTGCTTGGAGCACATATAGATGGAGACACTATAATAAAATTATTGGGAATCGAAAGGAGGTTCCACATAAATCTCTCGTTTGAAGGAGGGGAGGCGGAGTCTTTTGTACTTAATGCACCTCTGTTTAAGAAAAAGATAGTGATAGATAAGTCGCATGTAGAAAATGATAGATCTAATGGAGAGTATATAATAGATAGCGCACATTTGGACGATAAAATTTAGGTGGTTCTATGGTAACGGTAAATGAGGATTTGGCAAAAAGAAGCAAGTTTGCATATAATGATATAGAGGAGGACGATGCAATTGCGTCAAAGATAGAAAAAACTGGGAAGGAAGTAATAAAACTCAATAGGGGTGATCCCCCTCAATACATAAAAACTCCGGATTACATAATAGATGCATATGTGGATGCACTCAGAAGTTATAAAACAGGATACGTCGACATGACCGGGATCAAGGAGCTGCGCGAAGCTGTATCTGATAGGTATGCAAGATCTTACAAGGCCAAGGTAAGTCCTGAAAATGTGATAGTAACACAAGGTGTCTCTGAGGCGCTTGCGTTCTTGAATAATGTGCTTATTAATGACAGGGACCAGGCAATACTGTTTGCACCGTATTATCCGCAGTATATGCCGCTTCTTCAGATGTACGGAGGTTCTCCTATAATAGAAAAATACTCGGAAAAGCTTAACTGGAACCTTGACATAGACTCGCTGGGCAGGTCATTGAAGAGAATGGCAAAACCACAGCTCAGGAAAGTTAAGTATATGATGATAACCAACCCTAACAACCCTACAGGTACAGTGCTTAAGAGGGATTACCTTGAGGATATAGTGGATCTTGCAAATGAATATGGGCTGTTTTTGGTGAGCGATGAAATTTATGATGAGATAGTTTACAATGGTGCAAAATTCACGAGCGTGAGCGAGGTTGCAAATGGTGTACCGCATATGATCCTGAATGGGGCATCAAAGGTTTATGATTCTACTGGATTCAGGATCGGATTCATGATAATCCCAGGAACGGACAAGTTTTCATCAAAGGTTTCTGCAAAGCTAAAAGACTACGCCACAGTTAGGCTTTCTGTAAATACGCCCGCCCAATACGCTATTGCTGCGGCTATAACGAATAAGAAGGAGCATGAAAAAGCGATAAAGAACATGGTAAAAGAGATAAGTGATAGGGTAAATTACGCTTATAACTTATTGAAAAAGAATGAATATCTTGATATAGTGAAGCCCAATGGCTCTTTCTATATATTCCCAAAAATAAAGCTTGACCTGCTGAAGATAAAGGATGATAATGATTTTGTGGTTAAGCTGCTTAAGGATAAGAACCTGCAGGTAACAAGAGGATCGGGATTTGGTGGAGATGGGCACTTCCGCATAGTGTCTTTGCCTACTAAGAGCATCTTGAAAGAATCAGTTGATAGGATAAATGACTTCTGTGAAGAAAACAAGAAGAAATAGGAATATTTAAAAATATGATTTAAGAATATATCTTTACTGGGCTCGTCGTCCAACGGCTAAGATGCCAGCTTTACACGCTGGAGATTGGAGTCCGACCCTCCACGGGCCCATTGGACAGCTTATTAGTATTTCTATTTTTAGCTTTTGCATCTATGAATTTCACGAAGCGTCATTCGGATTGTTTTGCCTTTTCCTCTAATTCCTCTTCGGCTACTATATTCACGCTTTTCCCAGCATTAGCGGCTATATCAGGCCTTTTCTTTTTGAGGTAAAATCCATATGCGGTTGATAGCACTACGTAAACCGCAATTATGATAATTGCCTCTGTTATAGGGTATACCGGAGGCACTACGGATTCGTAAAGCACAAATATGAATATAATTGTGGCGATTGCTGGTAGCAGGTAGTGCTGTATTGGATGCGTTATCTTCCTGTAACCTACATGTTTTTCCTTAAGCCTTCTGAACATTGTCATGACACTTGTATTCAATAGTACATGCGTTACAATGAGCCCTGCCAAAGCCATTGTAGTGAGGAATTCAAATGAGTCAGTCAGGGCGGTTATTATGTTTGGGTTGTTTGCGCTTTCAGTTATAAGGGAGATGGGTGACACCCCCATTCCGGCGGATACAAGAAATGTGGATCCTATGGCAATAACAGATGCGGATATCGCAATGAAGCTTAGGGCATTTATCGGCGTGACAAATTTTTTATGCAGCGTGGCAAAGAATTTGGGGAGCACCCCATCACGTGCCATTGCAAAGTAAACTCTGCCGGCATTTGACTGCATTGCAACGGAATCGGAGAATGCAGAGTTGAATGCGACAAGTGACAGCATAACTCCCCCTATGGCGCCCGTATATATAGTAGCTACGATTATACCTGGTATCCCACTCTTTGCAAATGACTGCATCATTGGTATCCCCCATCCAACTATCTGGGAGTATGAAACTTCCACAAGCACTATCCCAGTTATAAGAAGCCCGAATATCAAGGATTTTGTAATTGTACGGCTATTCTTTGCTTCTTCGCCTAAGGGCGCCGACCCTCCATAACCTATGAAGCTTGTCAACCCGAATATCATCCCCAATCCTACGCCTGAAAGCGGCCCGCCCTCAGATGCAAACCATGACGAATATTGAGGCCATACAAAAGGGTTGAAAACATTAAGCGTGTTATCAGGCGCTTTTAAAATTATTATGGCTGAGAGCAGGGCAAGGAATGCCACTTCAAAGAATGCCGCTACCCTTATATAACGCATCTGGGGCCTGATGCCTATCATCGCTATGACAATAGGCAATACTATGAAGATTAAGATTGATGGTATCCATATCCATCCTGGCAAGCTTATCGCCAAGAAATAATTTATTACCCCCGGAAGGACAACACCTGCAACAAATACAGGTATTGCGGCTGTGCTTACGATTTGATACATCACATATAACAGTCCAGAGCTTATAGCAGGAATGGAGCCAAATGCATTAGCTATATATCCATAATATCCTCCTGCACTGGCATGCCTTTTGGACAGATGGTATAAAGTGTTCACTTCCAGGAACATGGTAAGGGTGGCTATAAGAAATGCTAAAGGGGTAAGAAAGAATGCGAAGGTTGCAGAAGCTACGACAAATGCAATTGCGTCACAACCAGGTGCCATGGCTGATATTTCCTCGGCTATTGCGCCAAGTGTACCAACTTGGTTTTTCTTTAATCTGGCTACAGCTTTGCCTTCAGGTTCCATAAAAAGACTATTATTTACGTCAAAGTAAATATATTAACGGTATTAAAATTTTCGTATATTGGAATATTCGGTTTCGTAAAAATAAGAGGTAAAAAGTATGCCGCCTGCATATTTGGTTAGCTTTATCCGGCAATTGTAAATAATTATAAATAATTGTAAATTTGTGAACGGGCCGGATTATTAGAACTCAGAAAAGAGTCCGTAAAGGCATTATTTAGAAGGTTGACTTTGCCTTCTTCTCATACCTGCTCATCTTGGTCTTTGACCTATGGCGTGCCTTTGCTATCCTTTTCTCTTCGTTAGTATGCTCATCCATGAATATCTTGTTTGATGATAGTGCCTTGTATAGTGCTTCATATCTGTCATAAGTTTCTTTCATCTTGTTGTAGGATACTTCGGCTGTAACCTTAGGGGTAGGCACCGCCAAGGTTCTGTATCCCCTTACCACTATCCTCGATATCTCATTCAGTATTGTCTTGTTTTCTGAGGTCTTTGCGAGCTTCATTATTTGTTGGTAATTGTTGAGGTATGCACTCTTCATTGCGTCTCTGCTGTCTATATGGGATAATGAGTTTATTTTGATTGCATTTTTTATTGACCTTCTAAGCTTGGATTTATATTCAGATACATTGTCTTTTTCTTTAGATTTCTGCATGGCGGTTGCCGGCTTTGGCTCTGCAGTTAAAGATGATTTCTGGCTTTCTTTCCTTTCCTTTGCTTCAACAGGCTGTTTATTATTTTCTTCGGTCATATCGAACACTTTTTGTAATAAATAATTATTCGGATATTATTTGGCCATTTAAAATATTTATAAACTTTCATAAAAGGTATTTTATTTCATAAGGATAATGTTAACTTTACGGGGGCATGGTCCGAACCTTTCACTTGATCTAGTATTTCGGCAGATTTTATGTTTTCCTTAAGGCTGGTATCGGTTATGAAATAGTCTATCCTCCAACCTATATTCCTCTGCCTTGCACTTGCGAAGTTGGACCACCACGAGTATTTTATTTTGTTGCCATTGATGTACCTAAATGTATCTATGTATCCGGATGAGATAACTTCATCCATCCATTCCCTCTCCTCTTTTGTAAATCCTGCATGGTTAATATTGTTCTGAGGCTGGGCTATATCTATATCCTTATGAGCTACATTGAAGTCTCCGCAAGCAACTACCCCTTTTCTTTTCTTAAGGTCATTTAGGTAATTTAACAATTCATGATCAAACTGGATCTTGTAATCCAACCTTTCAAGCATAGGTTTTGAGTTAGGAAAGTATATGTTCAGCAAGTAAAACTTTTCAAATTCTAGTACTTCTACCCTGCCCTCTGCATCCCTGGATTCCCCAATGCCTTTTTGGAATTTTAAAGGTTTTATCCTGCTCATGACCATTGTGCCGCTATAACCTTTTTTCTCTGCAGGATTTACAAATAGCTCATACCCTTCGCTCCTTAAAGCTTGTGGTATATCAGATTCCCCTGCCTTGATTTCCTGGAAACACAGTATATCGGCATCTTCATTTTTAATGAAATCCGTTAAGCCTTTAGCGGTTGCCGAGCGTATACCATTTACATTCCACGATATGATTTTCAGTTCCATAAGATTTGCCTTCTGTTTAAAGCCCAAAATAGTTCACAAATCCAATAGGGTAGATAAATTCTTATATTTAGGGATAGTTTTCCCTAAAATCCTGTTGTTTATTCGTCACTGCCTAATCCCTGGTATCCGGATTTTTCTACCTGCGACACCAGCTCCATTCCCCCACTCTTGACTATCCTGCCCTTCTCCATTATATGGACAAATGATGGATTCATATAAGACAGGATACGGTTGTAGTGGGTTATCAGTATTGTTCCCATCCCTGTTTCCTTGGCTACTCTTTCTATGTTTTTTGCAACTATCTTTATTGCGTCTACGTCAAGCCCTGAGTCAGGTTCGTCTAGTATTGCGATCTTTGGCTTGAGCAGGGACATCTGCAATATTTCAGATTTCTTTTTCTCCCCTCCTGAGAAACCTTTGTTTAGATACTTGTCTATCAGTGAATAGTTAACCTTAAGCTCGGATTCCTCCGATTTGACATCGTTAAGCATGCTTCTCACGTTTACCGGCTTGTCTGATATTGATTCGATTGAAGACCTGAGGAAATTGACAAAACCTACTCCGTCTATTTCTACGGGCTCCTGGAATTGCAGGAAAAGGCCAAGCTTTGCTCTTTTATCAGTTGATAGATTTAGGATGCTTTTTCCATCTGCCAATATGTCGCCTTCGCTAACCTTGTAGGCAGGATGGCCCATTATAACCTTTGCCAATGTGGTCTTTCCAGAACCGTTTGGGCCCATAAGCACGTGCATCTCTCCTTCTTTTATGGTCAGGTTAAGCCCTTTTATTATTTCATTTTCGCCTATTTTAACATGCAAATTTTTTATTTCCAAAATCATTTCATCACTTATATATATTTAACATCAAAACATCAAATTTTAAAGGTGCATTTTACATTGGATCCTACAGGGCATATCCTGCAGACCTGCTTTTGCGCATTTGCTGAATCTCCTGCAATCATTAGTGCGGCAATCGATTCTATATCGGAGTCGTCTATCTTATATGAAGGGCTGACCACATTTAATCTGTTGAGATATTTGCTTACTTCTGCCTGGGTGACTCCAAGCTCCTTTGCTATATCTGATTCCTTAATATTGAACTTCTCGTTCATCTTTATTGCTAGTGCACTTCTGAATGAAGGAAGAAATTTCTTCAGGAATATCTCGTAGTATATCATGATTTCACTTTGTGTCTTTTATCCCTTCTATAATACCCATCCCTCCATAGAAATCCCATTCTATGGGCTTCAACCCTTTTGGTATATGGTAATCCCTTTTGCTCAGCACATAATCCAATATTGAGATTGCTGAATTCCTTACCTCCCTGTCTCTTATCTTGCCTACGTTAGTGCTGAAAAAACCAAGAGATATCAGATGCTCTGCCTGTTCCTCGGACATCCCTCTTGATTCTAAGTAGAAAAGTTCATCCTTGTCTATAGGTGATGAGTAGCTGTAATGGGATGCTTTGGTGTAACTCTCGTTTATGGACATATCGGGCATCATGTTC is a genomic window containing:
- a CDS encoding diphthine--ammonia ligase yields the protein MKAVCLFSGGKDSTLALHRAIGKGIDVSQLLTIAPENDYSYMFHKPNIRFTSLQAEALGIPQVIINIKGDKDEELADLESAIADSNADLVITGAIASQYQKSRVDAICDRLGIRDYSPLWGIEPLEELKELSKSFDVIITKVSADGMDKSLLGAHIDGDTIIKLLGIERRFHINLSFEGGEAESFVLNAPLFKKKIVIDKSHVENDRSNGEYIIDSAHLDDKI
- the sufC gene encoding Fe-S cluster assembly ATPase SufC, which produces MILEIKNLHVKIGENEIIKGLNLTIKEGEMHVLMGPNGSGKTTLAKVIMGHPAYKVSEGDILADGKSILNLSTDKRAKLGLFLQFQEPVEIDGVGFVNFLRSSIESISDKPVNVRSMLNDVKSEESELKVNYSLIDKYLNKGFSGGEKKKSEILQMSLLKPKIAILDEPDSGLDVDAIKIVAKNIERVAKETGMGTILITHYNRILSYMNPSFVHIMEKGRIVKSGGMELVSQVEKSGYQGLGSDE
- a CDS encoding pyridoxal phosphate-dependent aminotransferase produces the protein MVTVNEDLAKRSKFAYNDIEEDDAIASKIEKTGKEVIKLNRGDPPQYIKTPDYIIDAYVDALRSYKTGYVDMTGIKELREAVSDRYARSYKAKVSPENVIVTQGVSEALAFLNNVLINDRDQAILFAPYYPQYMPLLQMYGGSPIIEKYSEKLNWNLDIDSLGRSLKRMAKPQLRKVKYMMITNPNNPTGTVLKRDYLEDIVDLANEYGLFLVSDEIYDEIVYNGAKFTSVSEVANGVPHMILNGASKVYDSTGFRIGFMIIPGTDKFSSKVSAKLKDYATVRLSVNTPAQYAIAAAITNKKEHEKAIKNMVKEISDRVNYAYNLLKKNEYLDIVKPNGSFYIFPKIKLDLLKIKDDNDFVVKLLKDKNLQVTRGSGFGGDGHFRIVSLPTKSILKESVDRINDFCEENKKK
- a CDS encoding exodeoxyribonuclease III; protein product: MELKIISWNVNGIRSATAKGLTDFIKNEDADILCFQEIKAGESDIPQALRSEGYELFVNPAEKKGYSGTMVMSRIKPLKFQKGIGESRDAEGRVEVLEFEKFYLLNIYFPNSKPMLERLDYKIQFDHELLNYLNDLKKRKGVVACGDFNVAHKDIDIAQPQNNINHAGFTKEEREWMDEVISSGYIDTFRYINGNKIKYSWWSNFASARQRNIGWRIDYFITDTSLKENIKSAEILDQVKGSDHAPVKLTLSL
- a CDS encoding transcriptional regulator, producing MIYYEIFLKKFLPSFRSALAIKMNEKFNIKESDIAKELGVTQAEVSKYLNRLNVVSPSYKIDDSDIESIAALMIAGDSANAQKQVCRICPVGSNVKCTFKI
- a CDS encoding APC family permease, whose amino-acid sequence is MEPEGKAVARLKKNQVGTLGAIAEEISAMAPGCDAIAFVVASATFAFFLTPLAFLIATLTMFLEVNTLYHLSKRHASAGGYYGYIANAFGSIPAISSGLLYVMYQIVSTAAIPVFVAGVVLPGVINYFLAISLPGWIWIPSILIFIVLPIVIAMIGIRPQMRYIRVAAFFEVAFLALLSAIIILKAPDNTLNVFNPFVWPQYSSWFASEGGPLSGVGLGMIFGLTSFIGYGGSAPLGEEAKNSRTITKSLIFGLLITGIVLVEVSYSQIVGWGIPMMQSFAKSGIPGIIVATIYTGAIGGVMLSLVAFNSAFSDSVAMQSNAGRVYFAMARDGVLPKFFATLHKKFVTPINALSFIAISASVIAIGSTFLVSAGMGVSPISLITESANNPNIITALTDSFEFLTTMALAGLIVTHVLLNTSVMTMFRRLKEKHVGYRKITHPIQHYLLPAIATIIFIFVLYESVVPPVYPITEAIIIIAVYVVLSTAYGFYLKKKRPDIAANAGKSVNIVAEEELEEKAKQSE
- the nth gene encoding endonuclease III; protein product: MKVKSRRFIGLVIKRLKAAYPDQMHTQLEYSNKWELLIAVILSAQTTDVSVNKVTKKLFANFPGPEDLLDLKPDDLYPYIRSIGLYRGKSKRLIEAAKMLVSQFDSKVPTNTKDLMKIPGVGRKVANVVLSEGFGINEGIAIDTHCITVSNRLGLANTHNPEVIERVLIKITPKDEWNNISHLFIALGRDTCQARKKICERCVLNDICISSTVKNDTYKNRNIHNI